The genomic window CACAAGCTCTCGGCGGGATCATTGTGCGTGGGGTACACACGAGTGCACGTTCGACGGCGTCTCCCCGCTCAGGAGCGAGGCCGCCGTCGCGGCGACGCGGCTTCGTGGTCGCTCATCGAGCCGACGATGAGCGCGCACTGGAGGATCAGCGCCTCGCGGGCCCCGGTCGCGTCCCAGCCGATCACGTCGGAGACGCGCTTGAGGCGGTACCGCACGGTGTTCGGGTGGACGAACAGCTCGCGGGCCGTCGCCTCGAGCGACCGCCCGTTGTCGAGGTAGCTCCAGAGCGTCGTGAGCAGTTCGGTCGAGTGCGCCTGCAGCGGTCGGTAGATCCGGTGCACCAGTGTCGCCTTGGCGAGCGGGTCACCGGCGAGGGCACGCTCGGGGAGCAGGTCATCGGCGTGCACGGGCCGGGGTGCGTTGCGCCAGGACTTCGCCACCGCGAACCCGGCGAGGGCGGCGCGGGCGCTCTTCGAGGCATCCACCAGGTTCGGCACCTCGTGCCCGAGCACCAGGTGACCCGTCCCGAAATGCGGCTCGAGCTGCTGCGCGATCTCGAGGAACGTGAGCGGTGCGGCCGTGCCGACCGTCTCCTCGCCGTCGGGCGCCTGGTCTCGGGGCTCGGCGCGGCCGATGACGACGACGAGCCGGTTGCCCTGCACGCCGACGAGGACGTCCGCCTGCATGTGCCGAGCCGCTCGTCGGAGCTGGTCGACGTCGAAGAGCTTGGGCGCGGTGCCGACGAGCACCGCGACCTCGCCGTGGCCGTGCCAGCCGAGGGCCGCGATCCTGCTCGGCAGTTCCTCGTCGTACTCGCCGGAGAGGATCGAATCGACGACGAGCGCCTCGAGTCGGGCGTCCCAGAGCCCGCGGGCCTCCGCTGCGCGCGCGTAGACGTCGGCCGCGGCGAACGCGATCTCCCGCGAGTACAGCAGGATCGCCTCCCGCAGCGGTTCGCCGCCGTCGCGGACGCGGTCCTCGACCACCTCGACCGTGACGCGGATGAGCTGGAGCGTCTGCTG from Agromyces sp. LHK192 includes these protein-coding regions:
- a CDS encoding CdaR family transcriptional regulator; amino-acid sequence: MRTIAGELSTQTLKRLEDTLPWYGDMPPSRRSAVGLVAQAGITSFISWFDDPKSTPWIAADVFGAAPRELLRSVSLQQTLQLIRVTVEVVEDRVRDGGEPLREAILLYSREIAFAAADVYARAAEARGLWDARLEALVVDSILSGEYDEELPSRIAALGWHGHGEVAVLVGTAPKLFDVDQLRRAARHMQADVLVGVQGNRLVVVIGRAEPRDQAPDGEETVGTAAPLTFLEIAQQLEPHFGTGHLVLGHEVPNLVDASKSARAALAGFAVAKSWRNAPRPVHADDLLPERALAGDPLAKATLVHRIYRPLQAHSTELLTTLWSYLDNGRSLEATARELFVHPNTVRYRLKRVSDVIGWDATGAREALILQCALIVGSMSDHEAASPRRRPRS